One genomic segment of Ipomoea triloba cultivar NCNSP0323 chromosome 9, ASM357664v1 includes these proteins:
- the LOC116028556 gene encoding cysteine-rich receptor-like protein kinase 19 isoform X3, translated as MDLQKWIAFHIFLSLQHLISITIADIDPNTELHECGARGRYTQSSTYSKNLNILLSSLSKNVNEYGFYTGSVGKDIERASAIVLCRGDAELNECRSCVSDNAEKILQSCPYQKEAFQWYNICSIYYSDKSIIGSLNSGPIIEQYSSSIILQQSDQFSQDLTTLVDSLTTQAADGGPFLKYAADNMSGPDQQTIYAYVQCTPGLSVQDCTDCLNTAFTLWKMPEGINNRTGASILCPSCFFRYENTSFIGAMSVKEPPSPPISLRTVIIIIGVSTAAATGLIIITIFSNFHFLMQKRQAKAKSYAESEAVEESGPSVEMSPVESHLQYELIVIQNATNNFSKANKVGEGRFGPVYKGKLEDGQLVAVKRLSDNSRQGYLEFKNEVALMTRLQHRNLVRLLGYCHEETKIILVYEFVPNGNLDSILFGSNPQARLSLWFEHGPLNWEKRYKIILGIARGLVYLHEDSRLPIIHRNLHANNILLDAYLNPKIADFGIARLFALHKTHCSTTSIMGTNGYMAPEYALYGQLSVKSDVYSFGVLVLEIISRQKIASFQNGKSMKNLLSYAWTHWIGGSALNVIDPMLRGTSSPVHEITNCIHIALLCVQENDADRPKMVEALQMLSNLSMSLPVPQAPGIFFNGSISSQVSSQFTKYQMPISDQYYRKMHKRKTKSYVENSDVESLKYDFSTIQNATDNFSEANKVGIGILGPVYKGKFENGEEVTVKRFLDNSWQGMQEFKNEVALLAKLQHNNFVRLLGFCQEGKEMLLVYEFVSNGGLDQFLFDPIKCGYLNWGRRYKIITSIARGLVYLHEDSCLRIIHRDLKASNILLDVNLNPKISNFSMAWLFDLDETDGSTDRIAGT; from the exons ATGGATTTGCAAAAATGGATTGCTTTCCATATCTTCTTGAGTTTGCAGCATCTAATTTCCATCACCATAGCGGATATAGATCCTAATACTGAACTCCATGAATGTGGAGCCAGAGGGAGGTACACTCAGAGCAGCACATACAGCAAGAACCTTAACATACTCTTGTCTTCTCTGTCAAAAAATGTAAATGAATATGGATTCTATACCGGTTCCGTTGGGAAAGACATTGAGAGGGCTAGCGCTATTGTACTATGCAGAGGGGATGCTGAACTGAATGAATGTCGTAGCTGTGTTAGTGATAATGCTGAGAAGATTTTACAGTCGTGTCCCTATCAGAAGGAGGCATTCCAATGGTACAACATCTGCAGTATATATTACTCCGATAAATCCATCATAGGTTCCTTGAACAGCGGTCCTATTATCGAACAATATAGTAGTAGCATCATTCTCCAACAATCTGATCAGTTCAGTCAAGATTTGACAACCCTGGTAGACTCCCTAACAACACAAGCCGCTGACGGCGGTCCGTTCCTCAAGTATGCAGCTGATAATATGAGTGGACCAGACCAGCAGACCATATATGCATATGTGCAGTGCACCCCTGGTTTATCTGTTCAAGATTGCACTGATTGCTTAAACACTGCTTTCACTCTATGGAAAATGCCGGAAGGTATTAACAACAGGACAGGGGCAAGTATACTGTGTCCCAGCTGCTTTTTTCGCTATGAGAATACCAGTTTCATTGGTGCAATGTCAGTTAAAGAACCTCCCTCGCCACCTATATCACTTCGAACAGTCATCATTATTATCGGAGTTTCAACTGCGGCGGCCACGGGTCTTATCATTATTACTATTTTCAGTAATTTCCATTTCCTAATGCAGAAAAGGCAGGCCAAAGCCAAAAGCTACGCCGAGA GCGAAGCTGTGGAAGAATCTGGTCCGAGTGTTGAAATGAGTCCTGTTGAGTCTCATCTACAATATGAATTGATTGTCATCCAAAATGCAACAAATAATTTCTCTAAAGCGAACAAGGTAGGAGAAGGACGCTTTGGACCTGTATACAAG GGTAAACTTGAAGACGGACAATTAGTTGCTGTGAAGAGGCTATCTGATAATTCAAGACAAGGTTATCTAGAATTTAAAAACGAGGTGGCTTTAATGACGAGGCTTCAACACAGGAATTTGGTGAGGCTGCTTGGTTATTGCCACgaagaaacaaaaattattcTTGTCTATGAATTCGTTCCCAATGGCAATCTTGACAGCATTTTATTTGGTAGTAATCCTCAAGCACGTCTTTCACTTTGGTTTGAACATGGACCTTTGAATTGGGAGAAACGCTACAAAATCATACTAGGCATTGCAAGAGGGCTTGTTTATCTGCATGAAGACTCTCGTCTTCCCATTATCCATCGCAATCTCCATGCTAATAACATTTTGCTAGATGCATATTTGAACCCAAAAATTGCAGACTTTGGTATTGCCAGATTGTTTGCTTTACACAAAACCCATTGCTCCACAACTAGTATCATGGGAACCAA TGGATATATGGCACCGGAGTATGCATTATATGGACAACTTTCTGTTAAATCAGATGTATATAGTTTTGGAGTGTTAGTTTTGGAAATCATAAGCAGGCAAAAGATTGccagttttcaaaatggaaaatctATGAAAAACCTTCTAAGCTAT GCTTGGACACATTGGATAGGTGGGTCTGCTTTAAATGTGATAGATCCAATGTTGAGGGGTACATCAAGTCCGGTGCATGAGATAACAAATTGCATTCATATTGCCTTATTGTGTGTTCAAGAAAATGATGCAGATAGACCCAAAATGGTTGAAGCTCTTCAAATGCTTAGTAACTTATCTATGAGCCTTCCAGTACCCCAAGCCcctggaattttttttaatggcagCATTAGTTCGCAAGTTTCGAGCCAGTTTACAAAATATCAGATGCCAATTAGTGATCAATATTACAG AAAAATGCACAAGAGGAAGACTAAAAGCTATGTGGAGAATAGTGATGTGGAGTCTCTTAAATATGATTTCAGTACCATTCAAAATGCAACGGATAACTTCTCAGAGGCAAACAAAGTTGGAATAGGAATTTTGGGTCCCGTATACAAG GGTAAATTTGAGAACGGCGAGGAAGTTACTGTAAAAAGGTTTCTTGATAATTCATGGCAAGGCATGcaagaatttaaaaatgagGTGGCTTTATTGGCCAAACTTCAACATAATAATTTTGTGAGGCTGCTTGGTTTCTGTCAAGAAGGAAAGGAAATGCTTCTTGTATATGAATTTGTTTCTAATGGTGGTCTTGATCAATTTTTATTtg ATCCTATAAAATGTGGATATTTGAATTGGGGCAGGCGTTACAAAATTATAACAAGCATTGCTAGAGGGCTTGTTTATTTGCATGAAGACTCTTGCCTTCGCATTATTCATCGAGATCTCAAAGCTAGCAACATTTTATTAGATGTAAATTTAAACCcaaaaatttcaaactttagcATGGCTTGGTTGTTTGATTTAGATGAAACCGACGGCTCTACCGATCGAATTGCTGGAACCTA G
- the LOC116028556 gene encoding cysteine-rich receptor-like protein kinase 19 isoform X2, producing MDLQKWIAFHIFLSLQHLISITIADIDPNTELHECGARGRYTQSSTYSKNLNILLSSLSKNVNEYGFYTGSVGKDIERASAIVLCRGDAELNECRSCVSDNAEKILQSCPYQKEAFQWYNICSIYYSDKSIIGSLNSGPIIEQYSSSIILQQSDQFSQDLTTLVDSLTTQAADGGPFLKYAADNMSGPDQQTIYAYVQCTPGLSVQDCTDCLNTAFTLWKMPEGINNRTGASILCPSCFFRYENTSFIGAMSVKEPPSPPISLRTVIIIIGVSTAAATGLIIITIFSNFHFLMQKRQAKAKSYAESEAVEESGPSVEMSPVESHLQYELIVIQNATNNFSKANKVGEGRFGPVYKGKLEDGQLVAVKRLSDNSRQGYLEFKNEVALMTRLQHRNLVRLLGYCHEETKIILVYEFVPNGNLDSILFGSNPQARLSLWFEHGPLNWEKRYKIILGIARGLVYLHEDSRLPIIHRNLHANNILLDAYLNPKIADFGIARLFALHKTHCSTTSIMGTNGYMAPEYALYGQLSVKSDVYSFGVLVLEIISRQKIASFQNGKSMKNLLSYAWTHWIGGSALNVIDPMLRGTSSPVHEITNCIHIALLCVQENDADRPKMVEALQMLSNLSMSLPVPQAPGIFFNGSISSQVSSQFTKYQMPISDQYYSTIQNATDNFSEANKVGIGILGPVYKGKFENGEEVTVKRFLDNSWQGMQEFKNEVALLAKLQHNNFVRLLGFCQEGKEMLLVYEFVSNGGLDQFLFDPIKCGYLNWGRRYKIITSIARGLVYLHEDSCLRIIHRDLKASNILLDVNLNPKISNFSMAWLFDLDETDGSTDRIAGTYGYMAPEYAWHGQFSAKSDVYSFGVLVLEIISGQRRINFQNGESIKYLPSYAWTHWKNGSSSNVIDPMLRGISSPVPDIMKCIHIALLCVQEKVEDRPTMDRVLQMLSNLSLNCPVPSAPGFFNDSSLRSRFNIINEM from the exons ATGGATTTGCAAAAATGGATTGCTTTCCATATCTTCTTGAGTTTGCAGCATCTAATTTCCATCACCATAGCGGATATAGATCCTAATACTGAACTCCATGAATGTGGAGCCAGAGGGAGGTACACTCAGAGCAGCACATACAGCAAGAACCTTAACATACTCTTGTCTTCTCTGTCAAAAAATGTAAATGAATATGGATTCTATACCGGTTCCGTTGGGAAAGACATTGAGAGGGCTAGCGCTATTGTACTATGCAGAGGGGATGCTGAACTGAATGAATGTCGTAGCTGTGTTAGTGATAATGCTGAGAAGATTTTACAGTCGTGTCCCTATCAGAAGGAGGCATTCCAATGGTACAACATCTGCAGTATATATTACTCCGATAAATCCATCATAGGTTCCTTGAACAGCGGTCCTATTATCGAACAATATAGTAGTAGCATCATTCTCCAACAATCTGATCAGTTCAGTCAAGATTTGACAACCCTGGTAGACTCCCTAACAACACAAGCCGCTGACGGCGGTCCGTTCCTCAAGTATGCAGCTGATAATATGAGTGGACCAGACCAGCAGACCATATATGCATATGTGCAGTGCACCCCTGGTTTATCTGTTCAAGATTGCACTGATTGCTTAAACACTGCTTTCACTCTATGGAAAATGCCGGAAGGTATTAACAACAGGACAGGGGCAAGTATACTGTGTCCCAGCTGCTTTTTTCGCTATGAGAATACCAGTTTCATTGGTGCAATGTCAGTTAAAGAACCTCCCTCGCCACCTATATCACTTCGAACAGTCATCATTATTATCGGAGTTTCAACTGCGGCGGCCACGGGTCTTATCATTATTACTATTTTCAGTAATTTCCATTTCCTAATGCAGAAAAGGCAGGCCAAAGCCAAAAGCTACGCCGAGA GCGAAGCTGTGGAAGAATCTGGTCCGAGTGTTGAAATGAGTCCTGTTGAGTCTCATCTACAATATGAATTGATTGTCATCCAAAATGCAACAAATAATTTCTCTAAAGCGAACAAGGTAGGAGAAGGACGCTTTGGACCTGTATACAAG GGTAAACTTGAAGACGGACAATTAGTTGCTGTGAAGAGGCTATCTGATAATTCAAGACAAGGTTATCTAGAATTTAAAAACGAGGTGGCTTTAATGACGAGGCTTCAACACAGGAATTTGGTGAGGCTGCTTGGTTATTGCCACgaagaaacaaaaattattcTTGTCTATGAATTCGTTCCCAATGGCAATCTTGACAGCATTTTATTTGGTAGTAATCCTCAAGCACGTCTTTCACTTTGGTTTGAACATGGACCTTTGAATTGGGAGAAACGCTACAAAATCATACTAGGCATTGCAAGAGGGCTTGTTTATCTGCATGAAGACTCTCGTCTTCCCATTATCCATCGCAATCTCCATGCTAATAACATTTTGCTAGATGCATATTTGAACCCAAAAATTGCAGACTTTGGTATTGCCAGATTGTTTGCTTTACACAAAACCCATTGCTCCACAACTAGTATCATGGGAACCAA TGGATATATGGCACCGGAGTATGCATTATATGGACAACTTTCTGTTAAATCAGATGTATATAGTTTTGGAGTGTTAGTTTTGGAAATCATAAGCAGGCAAAAGATTGccagttttcaaaatggaaaatctATGAAAAACCTTCTAAGCTAT GCTTGGACACATTGGATAGGTGGGTCTGCTTTAAATGTGATAGATCCAATGTTGAGGGGTACATCAAGTCCGGTGCATGAGATAACAAATTGCATTCATATTGCCTTATTGTGTGTTCAAGAAAATGATGCAGATAGACCCAAAATGGTTGAAGCTCTTCAAATGCTTAGTAACTTATCTATGAGCCTTCCAGTACCCCAAGCCcctggaattttttttaatggcagCATTAGTTCGCAAGTTTCGAGCCAGTTTACAAAATATCAGATGCCAATTAGTGATCAATATTACAG TACCATTCAAAATGCAACGGATAACTTCTCAGAGGCAAACAAAGTTGGAATAGGAATTTTGGGTCCCGTATACAAG GGTAAATTTGAGAACGGCGAGGAAGTTACTGTAAAAAGGTTTCTTGATAATTCATGGCAAGGCATGcaagaatttaaaaatgagGTGGCTTTATTGGCCAAACTTCAACATAATAATTTTGTGAGGCTGCTTGGTTTCTGTCAAGAAGGAAAGGAAATGCTTCTTGTATATGAATTTGTTTCTAATGGTGGTCTTGATCAATTTTTATTtg ATCCTATAAAATGTGGATATTTGAATTGGGGCAGGCGTTACAAAATTATAACAAGCATTGCTAGAGGGCTTGTTTATTTGCATGAAGACTCTTGCCTTCGCATTATTCATCGAGATCTCAAAGCTAGCAACATTTTATTAGATGTAAATTTAAACCcaaaaatttcaaactttagcATGGCTTGGTTGTTTGATTTAGATGAAACCGACGGCTCTACCGATCGAATTGCTGGAACCTA TGGATATATGGCACCCGAATATGCATGGCATGGTCAATTTTCTGCTAAATCAGACGTATATAGTTTTGGAGTGTTAGTCCTGGAAATTATTAGTGGACAAAGACgtatcaattttcaaaatggagaATCAATAAAATACCTTCCAAGCTAC GCTTGGACACATTGGAAAAATGGGTCTTCTTCGAATGTAATAGATCCAATGTTGAGAGGTATATCAAGTCCTGTGCCGGATATAATGAAATGCATCCACATCGCATTGTTGTGTGTTcaagaaaaagttgaagataGACCAACAATGGATAGAGTTCTTCAAATGCTAAGTAACTTATCTCTAAACTGTCCAGTACCCTCCGCCCCTGGATTTTTTAATGATAGCAGCCTCAGGTCAAGATTCAATATAATCAATGAAATGTAA
- the LOC116028556 gene encoding cysteine-rich receptor-like protein kinase 19 isoform X1 translates to MDLQKWIAFHIFLSLQHLISITIADIDPNTELHECGARGRYTQSSTYSKNLNILLSSLSKNVNEYGFYTGSVGKDIERASAIVLCRGDAELNECRSCVSDNAEKILQSCPYQKEAFQWYNICSIYYSDKSIIGSLNSGPIIEQYSSSIILQQSDQFSQDLTTLVDSLTTQAADGGPFLKYAADNMSGPDQQTIYAYVQCTPGLSVQDCTDCLNTAFTLWKMPEGINNRTGASILCPSCFFRYENTSFIGAMSVKEPPSPPISLRTVIIIIGVSTAAATGLIIITIFSNFHFLMQKRQAKAKSYAESEAVEESGPSVEMSPVESHLQYELIVIQNATNNFSKANKVGEGRFGPVYKGKLEDGQLVAVKRLSDNSRQGYLEFKNEVALMTRLQHRNLVRLLGYCHEETKIILVYEFVPNGNLDSILFGSNPQARLSLWFEHGPLNWEKRYKIILGIARGLVYLHEDSRLPIIHRNLHANNILLDAYLNPKIADFGIARLFALHKTHCSTTSIMGTNGYMAPEYALYGQLSVKSDVYSFGVLVLEIISRQKIASFQNGKSMKNLLSYAWTHWIGGSALNVIDPMLRGTSSPVHEITNCIHIALLCVQENDADRPKMVEALQMLSNLSMSLPVPQAPGIFFNGSISSQVSSQFTKYQMPISDQYYRKMHKRKTKSYVENSDVESLKYDFSTIQNATDNFSEANKVGIGILGPVYKGKFENGEEVTVKRFLDNSWQGMQEFKNEVALLAKLQHNNFVRLLGFCQEGKEMLLVYEFVSNGGLDQFLFDPIKCGYLNWGRRYKIITSIARGLVYLHEDSCLRIIHRDLKASNILLDVNLNPKISNFSMAWLFDLDETDGSTDRIAGTYGYMAPEYAWHGQFSAKSDVYSFGVLVLEIISGQRRINFQNGESIKYLPSYAWTHWKNGSSSNVIDPMLRGISSPVPDIMKCIHIALLCVQEKVEDRPTMDRVLQMLSNLSLNCPVPSAPGFFNDSSLRSRFNIINEM, encoded by the exons ATGGATTTGCAAAAATGGATTGCTTTCCATATCTTCTTGAGTTTGCAGCATCTAATTTCCATCACCATAGCGGATATAGATCCTAATACTGAACTCCATGAATGTGGAGCCAGAGGGAGGTACACTCAGAGCAGCACATACAGCAAGAACCTTAACATACTCTTGTCTTCTCTGTCAAAAAATGTAAATGAATATGGATTCTATACCGGTTCCGTTGGGAAAGACATTGAGAGGGCTAGCGCTATTGTACTATGCAGAGGGGATGCTGAACTGAATGAATGTCGTAGCTGTGTTAGTGATAATGCTGAGAAGATTTTACAGTCGTGTCCCTATCAGAAGGAGGCATTCCAATGGTACAACATCTGCAGTATATATTACTCCGATAAATCCATCATAGGTTCCTTGAACAGCGGTCCTATTATCGAACAATATAGTAGTAGCATCATTCTCCAACAATCTGATCAGTTCAGTCAAGATTTGACAACCCTGGTAGACTCCCTAACAACACAAGCCGCTGACGGCGGTCCGTTCCTCAAGTATGCAGCTGATAATATGAGTGGACCAGACCAGCAGACCATATATGCATATGTGCAGTGCACCCCTGGTTTATCTGTTCAAGATTGCACTGATTGCTTAAACACTGCTTTCACTCTATGGAAAATGCCGGAAGGTATTAACAACAGGACAGGGGCAAGTATACTGTGTCCCAGCTGCTTTTTTCGCTATGAGAATACCAGTTTCATTGGTGCAATGTCAGTTAAAGAACCTCCCTCGCCACCTATATCACTTCGAACAGTCATCATTATTATCGGAGTTTCAACTGCGGCGGCCACGGGTCTTATCATTATTACTATTTTCAGTAATTTCCATTTCCTAATGCAGAAAAGGCAGGCCAAAGCCAAAAGCTACGCCGAGA GCGAAGCTGTGGAAGAATCTGGTCCGAGTGTTGAAATGAGTCCTGTTGAGTCTCATCTACAATATGAATTGATTGTCATCCAAAATGCAACAAATAATTTCTCTAAAGCGAACAAGGTAGGAGAAGGACGCTTTGGACCTGTATACAAG GGTAAACTTGAAGACGGACAATTAGTTGCTGTGAAGAGGCTATCTGATAATTCAAGACAAGGTTATCTAGAATTTAAAAACGAGGTGGCTTTAATGACGAGGCTTCAACACAGGAATTTGGTGAGGCTGCTTGGTTATTGCCACgaagaaacaaaaattattcTTGTCTATGAATTCGTTCCCAATGGCAATCTTGACAGCATTTTATTTGGTAGTAATCCTCAAGCACGTCTTTCACTTTGGTTTGAACATGGACCTTTGAATTGGGAGAAACGCTACAAAATCATACTAGGCATTGCAAGAGGGCTTGTTTATCTGCATGAAGACTCTCGTCTTCCCATTATCCATCGCAATCTCCATGCTAATAACATTTTGCTAGATGCATATTTGAACCCAAAAATTGCAGACTTTGGTATTGCCAGATTGTTTGCTTTACACAAAACCCATTGCTCCACAACTAGTATCATGGGAACCAA TGGATATATGGCACCGGAGTATGCATTATATGGACAACTTTCTGTTAAATCAGATGTATATAGTTTTGGAGTGTTAGTTTTGGAAATCATAAGCAGGCAAAAGATTGccagttttcaaaatggaaaatctATGAAAAACCTTCTAAGCTAT GCTTGGACACATTGGATAGGTGGGTCTGCTTTAAATGTGATAGATCCAATGTTGAGGGGTACATCAAGTCCGGTGCATGAGATAACAAATTGCATTCATATTGCCTTATTGTGTGTTCAAGAAAATGATGCAGATAGACCCAAAATGGTTGAAGCTCTTCAAATGCTTAGTAACTTATCTATGAGCCTTCCAGTACCCCAAGCCcctggaattttttttaatggcagCATTAGTTCGCAAGTTTCGAGCCAGTTTACAAAATATCAGATGCCAATTAGTGATCAATATTACAG AAAAATGCACAAGAGGAAGACTAAAAGCTATGTGGAGAATAGTGATGTGGAGTCTCTTAAATATGATTTCAGTACCATTCAAAATGCAACGGATAACTTCTCAGAGGCAAACAAAGTTGGAATAGGAATTTTGGGTCCCGTATACAAG GGTAAATTTGAGAACGGCGAGGAAGTTACTGTAAAAAGGTTTCTTGATAATTCATGGCAAGGCATGcaagaatttaaaaatgagGTGGCTTTATTGGCCAAACTTCAACATAATAATTTTGTGAGGCTGCTTGGTTTCTGTCAAGAAGGAAAGGAAATGCTTCTTGTATATGAATTTGTTTCTAATGGTGGTCTTGATCAATTTTTATTtg ATCCTATAAAATGTGGATATTTGAATTGGGGCAGGCGTTACAAAATTATAACAAGCATTGCTAGAGGGCTTGTTTATTTGCATGAAGACTCTTGCCTTCGCATTATTCATCGAGATCTCAAAGCTAGCAACATTTTATTAGATGTAAATTTAAACCcaaaaatttcaaactttagcATGGCTTGGTTGTTTGATTTAGATGAAACCGACGGCTCTACCGATCGAATTGCTGGAACCTA TGGATATATGGCACCCGAATATGCATGGCATGGTCAATTTTCTGCTAAATCAGACGTATATAGTTTTGGAGTGTTAGTCCTGGAAATTATTAGTGGACAAAGACgtatcaattttcaaaatggagaATCAATAAAATACCTTCCAAGCTAC GCTTGGACACATTGGAAAAATGGGTCTTCTTCGAATGTAATAGATCCAATGTTGAGAGGTATATCAAGTCCTGTGCCGGATATAATGAAATGCATCCACATCGCATTGTTGTGTGTTcaagaaaaagttgaagataGACCAACAATGGATAGAGTTCTTCAAATGCTAAGTAACTTATCTCTAAACTGTCCAGTACCCTCCGCCCCTGGATTTTTTAATGATAGCAGCCTCAGGTCAAGATTCAATATAATCAATGAAATGTAA